From the Limosilactobacillus panis genome, one window contains:
- a CDS encoding LexA family transcriptional regulator — MRNSKQVIDYLDTLRHQQKVSISELARRVNMSKSTVSLYFNKSREFPVNRLDEFASALHTTPEDVLGVSNTQNKTNPSNIIYPAGLERRSIPLIGEIACGDPITAEENIEGYIEETFEKPVPSGTLFALRCKGHSMEPTIPDKAIVTIRQQPDVEDDEIAAVQVDHDTEATLKRVKHQGDMILLLPDNKNYDPIILSKDNPGRIIGKAIKFSAPL, encoded by the coding sequence ATGAGAAATAGCAAACAAGTAATAGATTATCTTGATACTCTTCGCCATCAACAGAAAGTTTCAATAAGTGAATTAGCGCGTAGAGTTAACATGTCAAAATCTACTGTTTCTCTCTATTTCAATAAGTCTAGAGAGTTTCCAGTAAATAGGCTTGATGAATTTGCATCGGCTTTACATACCACCCCTGAAGATGTTTTAGGGGTATCAAATACTCAAAACAAAACTAACCCTTCTAACATCATTTATCCCGCTGGTTTGGAGCGCCGCTCTATTCCGCTGATTGGTGAGATTGCCTGCGGCGACCCGATTACCGCCGAAGAAAATATTGAAGGATATATTGAAGAAACTTTTGAAAAGCCAGTCCCAAGTGGTACGCTCTTCGCTCTTCGCTGTAAGGGACACAGTATGGAACCAACCATCCCCGATAAAGCTATCGTAACCATTCGGCAACAGCCAGACGTGGAAGATGACGAGATTGCTGCCGTTCAGGTTGATCATGATACCGAAGCAACACTAAAGCGTGTGAAGCATCAAGGCGATATGATTTTACTGTTGCCTGATAATAAAAATTACGACCCAATTATCCTTAGTAAGGACAATCCAGGTCGTATCATCGGTAAAGCTATTAAGTTTTCAGCACCACTATAA
- a CDS encoding proline--tRNA ligase, with protein MKQSKILIPTKKEAPSDVEALSHKMMVRAGYIYQISSGVWSYLPLAYRVIRKVEQIIREEMDKAGAYEMMMPALLPAELWKQSGRYEAYGDNLYKLSDRNDREFVLGPTHEESFTEVLRDSIKSYKKLPLVVYQLQDKFRDEDRPRYGILRGKEFEMLDGYSFAADEAGLDEAYQQQAQAYRNIFDRVGLKYKIILADSGTIGGDNSQEFSAPAKVGEDVIVYTDGGYAANLEKATSKFSGVQQTAEPAELKKQATPGAHTVDEAAESLGIDASQILKSMLFMAKMGEDDYQPVLVLMRGNDEVNETKVTNELGCEDLEIASEADAAKYLGAHPGSLGPVGVGEDVKILADNYVKVLVNMACGANDDGYHFVNANIDRDFRVDQFGDFRNVQEGEIAPDGHPIKFTNGIEIGHIFKLGTGYSEKLGAKVLDKNGRLVDMIMGCYGIGVTRMLSAVAEQNADENGLVWPDSIAPFDVHVIPVNAKKEEQMKMANDIEDQLTKAGYEVLVDDRKERAGVKFADSDLIGIPLRVTIGKKAADGIVEVKIRKTGETIEVKQAELVNTVGILLKQLADQSVDDK; from the coding sequence ATGAAGCAGTCAAAGATTTTAATACCAACCAAGAAAGAGGCCCCAAGTGATGTGGAGGCCCTCAGCCATAAGATGATGGTTCGGGCAGGCTATATTTACCAAATCTCGTCAGGGGTGTGGTCATACCTGCCACTTGCTTACCGGGTTATCCGTAAAGTTGAACAAATCATCCGAGAAGAGATGGACAAAGCGGGGGCTTACGAAATGATGATGCCTGCGCTTTTACCGGCCGAACTATGGAAACAGTCTGGTCGTTACGAAGCTTATGGTGATAACCTCTATAAGTTGAGCGACCGTAATGATCGTGAATTTGTTCTCGGCCCGACCCACGAGGAATCATTTACTGAAGTCCTTCGCGACAGTATTAAGTCCTATAAGAAGTTGCCACTGGTTGTTTACCAACTTCAGGATAAGTTCCGTGACGAAGACCGTCCGCGGTACGGCATTCTCCGGGGCAAGGAATTTGAGATGCTGGACGGCTACTCTTTTGCTGCCGATGAAGCGGGCCTTGACGAAGCTTACCAGCAACAAGCTCAGGCCTACCGGAATATCTTTGACCGAGTTGGCTTGAAATACAAGATTATCCTGGCGGACTCCGGAACCATTGGCGGAGACAATTCTCAAGAATTTTCCGCCCCTGCCAAGGTGGGAGAGGACGTCATTGTTTATACGGATGGTGGTTACGCTGCCAACCTGGAAAAGGCTACTTCCAAGTTTAGTGGTGTTCAGCAAACCGCTGAACCAGCTGAACTGAAGAAGCAGGCGACACCGGGTGCACATACGGTTGATGAGGCAGCTGAAAGCTTGGGCATTGATGCCAGCCAGATCTTGAAGTCGATGCTTTTCATGGCTAAAATGGGCGAAGACGATTACCAACCGGTACTAGTCCTAATGCGCGGAAATGACGAGGTTAACGAGACTAAGGTGACTAACGAATTGGGGTGTGAAGACCTTGAAATAGCTAGTGAAGCAGACGCCGCTAAGTACCTCGGCGCTCACCCAGGTTCCTTGGGCCCGGTTGGCGTTGGTGAAGATGTTAAAATCCTGGCCGACAACTACGTGAAGGTCCTGGTCAATATGGCTTGTGGCGCCAACGATGATGGTTACCACTTCGTCAATGCTAATATTGACCGCGACTTCCGGGTTGACCAATTTGGTGACTTCCGGAATGTTCAGGAAGGCGAAATTGCTCCTGACGGTCATCCAATCAAGTTTACGAACGGAATTGAAATTGGCCATATCTTCAAGTTAGGAACGGGTTACTCCGAAAAGCTTGGTGCAAAGGTCCTGGATAAGAACGGCCGTCTGGTTGACATGATTATGGGCTGCTATGGTATTGGGGTAACGCGGATGCTGTCGGCGGTTGCGGAGCAAAACGCTGATGAAAATGGTCTGGTTTGGCCAGACAGTATTGCCCCATTTGACGTGCATGTTATTCCAGTCAACGCTAAGAAGGAAGAACAGATGAAGATGGCAAACGACATCGAAGACCAGCTGACTAAGGCGGGATATGAAGTCTTAGTTGACGACCGGAAGGAACGTGCCGGTGTCAAGTTTGCTGATTCTGACCTAATTGGGATTCCATTACGGGTTACGATTGGTAAGAAGGCTGCTGATGGAATTGTTGAAGTTAAGATTCGGAAGACCGGCGAGACGATTGAAGTCAAGCAAGCAGAACTTGTTAATACGGTTGGTATCTTACTGAAACAATTAGCTGACCAATCTGTTGATGATAAGTAA
- a CDS encoding NUMOD4 domain-containing protein, which translates to MKEAWKDVPGYEGLYQVSNLGRVKSLFREVYYKDGRIGHFPEMILRQGTNHKGYKVVYLSKSSSKKTALVHRLVAKAFIPNPNSLPQINHKDEDKVNNTADNLEWCNAKYNNNYGGYRERMSKTLTNGPLAKSTQQFDLKGKLIKVWPSTMEIQRQLGFFASSIQKCCVGKIKTAYGYKWRYSNAKS; encoded by the coding sequence ATGAAAGAGGCGTGGAAAGACGTGCCTGGCTACGAAGGGCTATATCAAGTCAGCAATCTGGGAAGGGTTAAGAGCCTATTTCGAGAAGTCTACTACAAAGATGGTAGGATAGGACATTTTCCTGAAATGATCTTGAGACAAGGAACTAACCATAAAGGATATAAAGTAGTCTATTTGTCCAAAAGCTCAAGTAAAAAGACTGCATTAGTTCACCGTTTAGTAGCAAAAGCCTTTATTCCCAACCCCAATTCACTGCCACAAATAAATCATAAAGATGAGGACAAAGTGAACAATACTGCTGATAACCTTGAATGGTGTAATGCGAAATACAACAACAATTACGGCGGTTATCGAGAAAGAATGTCAAAGACTTTGACAAATGGCCCACTTGCAAAATCAACTCAGCAATTTGACTTGAAAGGGAAGCTAATTAAAGTTTGGCCTTCAACAATGGAAATACAACGTCAACTAGGGTTCTTTGCATCAAGCATACAGAAGTGTTGCGTGGGCAAAATTAAAACTGCTTACGGGTACAAATGGAGGTATAGCAATGCCAAAAGTTAA
- a CDS encoding PolC-type DNA polymerase III, which yields MALNRQELFRKLLEQVHFPEKDNDAFKEAAVQSVVVHRSSRQWEFHLIMRQPLPLKLYKEFYQSLQMGFKDIAGVSLQISSPSTDMDAGLIADYWEEVVTQSVIESPMLQQACLSTVPEVRDGRVTIVVENDIVKEMLVKKALTRIEDSYQRFGFPHFKIHPFVDQSASQAKIKELKEKHEAADAALAAKAIAQIKKKNTVKKHSNNHPSAPAEGPAQLGRVINDKQEVVQMKDIQGEERSVVVEGYVFNAEVRELRSGRQLLTFEITDYTSSFAVKKFSRNSDEEAQFANIKPGIWLKVRGPVQEDTWMHDLVINAYDINQISHQERQDMAPADNKRIELHAHSEMSQMDATNSISELATQASKWGHPAIAVTDHGNVQAFPEAYKAAKKNKIKMLYGMEANVVDDGIPLVYNENHAVLKDHSYVVFDVETTGLSAIYDKVIELSAVKMKDGNVIERFDEFIDPGFPLSEQTTNLTSITDEMVHGSKSEEEVFRMFKDLCKGSIIAGHNVSFDMGFMNTGYRRHGMEEITEPVIDTLPLARFLYPNMRGYRLNTLSKKFKVALEHHHRANYDAEATGHLLYKFLKDAEDRYGVRYVDDLNKHMAENDAYKHARPFHATLIAQTQAGLKNLFKLVSFSNVKYFHRVPRIPRTVLTKYREGILLGTACSSGEVFTAMMEKGYSEAMRKARYYDFIEVQPRPNYAPLLEQHVISDQAHLEDIIKNMVKLGDNLNKPVVATGDVHYINPHDGIYRRILINSQGGANPLNRTKRPDVHFRTTDEMLKEFSFLGEDVAQKIVVDNTHKVADMVDDDIRPVKDRLYTPHMKGAEQEIQERTWHTAKAWYGDPLPKLVKDRVELELNSIVKNGFSVIYLIAQRLVAKSNKDGYLVGSRGSVGSSVVATLSGITEVNPLPPHYRCPKCQYTHFYTKGEYSSGFDLPERKCPKCGTLLVKDGHDIPFQTFLGFKGNKVPDIDLNFSGDYQPIAHNYMKVLFGEKNVFRAGTIGTVADKTAYGYVKAFERDNDVQFRGAEEDRLSKGATGVKRTTGQHPAGIIIVPDDMDIYDFTPVQYPADDQDAAWETTHFDFHSIHDNILKMDILGHDDPTMIRALQDLSGVNPKTIPMNDPGVMSLFSSPKVLGVTEEQIQSKTGTLGLPEFGTRFVRGMLNDTHPKNYSQLLQISGLSHGTGVWLDNAQELIKEGTATIANVIGCRDNIMTDLIHYGLDSETSFQVMESVRHGRGIPDNWQKKMKEANVPQWYMDSCLKIKYMFPRAHAAAYVLMALRIAYFKVYFPLVYYCAFFSVRADDFDVVAMAHGKEAVKARMAEINEKGNDASAKEKSLLTILELANEMLERGFKFKMVDLKRSDASNWLIDGDSLIAPFRAIPGLGLNVAKQIVAAREERPFLSKQDLAERGKVSQTLIDFMTENHVIDKLPDENQLNLFSDM from the coding sequence GTGGCTTTAAACAGACAAGAGTTATTTAGGAAACTGTTGGAACAGGTCCATTTCCCTGAAAAGGATAATGACGCTTTCAAAGAAGCAGCGGTCCAATCGGTTGTCGTTCACCGGTCCAGTCGACAGTGGGAATTTCATCTGATAATGCGTCAGCCATTACCGTTAAAGCTCTACAAAGAGTTTTATCAGTCCCTACAAATGGGATTCAAGGATATTGCGGGGGTTAGTTTACAGATCAGCTCACCCTCAACCGATATGGATGCTGGCCTAATTGCCGATTACTGGGAAGAAGTGGTTACCCAGAGCGTTATTGAATCACCGATGCTTCAGCAGGCTTGTCTATCAACAGTTCCAGAAGTTCGCGACGGCCGGGTGACCATCGTTGTTGAAAACGATATTGTAAAGGAAATGCTGGTAAAGAAGGCCCTGACCCGGATTGAGGATTCATACCAGCGGTTTGGCTTTCCGCATTTTAAAATCCACCCCTTTGTTGATCAGTCTGCTTCTCAGGCAAAGATTAAGGAATTAAAGGAGAAACATGAGGCGGCCGATGCCGCACTAGCCGCTAAGGCAATTGCCCAGATTAAAAAGAAGAATACAGTCAAGAAGCATTCCAACAATCATCCTAGTGCACCAGCGGAAGGCCCGGCACAACTCGGTCGGGTGATTAACGATAAGCAAGAGGTTGTCCAGATGAAGGATATCCAGGGTGAGGAACGGTCGGTAGTCGTTGAAGGGTATGTCTTCAATGCTGAGGTTCGTGAATTGCGGTCCGGCCGCCAGCTTTTGACCTTTGAAATCACCGACTATACCTCATCGTTTGCCGTTAAGAAGTTCTCCCGTAATAGTGATGAGGAAGCTCAGTTCGCCAATATCAAACCGGGAATTTGGTTAAAGGTCCGCGGTCCCGTGCAAGAAGACACTTGGATGCATGACCTGGTTATCAATGCTTATGATATCAACCAAATTAGCCACCAGGAGCGGCAGGACATGGCACCAGCAGATAATAAGAGAATCGAGTTACACGCCCACAGTGAAATGAGTCAGATGGACGCCACTAATTCGATTAGTGAACTCGCGACCCAAGCCAGCAAGTGGGGACACCCGGCAATTGCCGTTACGGATCACGGCAATGTCCAAGCCTTTCCGGAGGCCTATAAAGCGGCTAAGAAAAATAAAATCAAAATGCTCTACGGGATGGAAGCCAACGTTGTAGATGACGGGATCCCCCTTGTCTATAACGAGAATCATGCGGTTTTAAAGGACCACTCTTACGTTGTTTTTGATGTTGAAACGACCGGCCTTTCAGCGATCTATGATAAGGTTATTGAGCTCTCGGCCGTTAAGATGAAGGACGGAAACGTCATCGAGCGGTTTGATGAATTTATTGACCCGGGTTTCCCCCTGTCAGAACAGACGACTAACTTGACCAGTATCACCGACGAGATGGTGCATGGCTCCAAGAGCGAGGAAGAAGTCTTCCGGATGTTCAAGGACCTATGTAAGGGTAGCATCATCGCTGGGCATAACGTTTCCTTTGATATGGGCTTCATGAATACCGGTTACCGTCGCCACGGGATGGAAGAAATTACGGAACCAGTAATTGATACCTTACCATTAGCCCGCTTCCTATACCCGAACATGCGGGGTTACCGGTTGAATACCTTGAGTAAGAAGTTCAAAGTAGCCTTGGAACACCACCACCGGGCAAATTACGATGCGGAAGCCACGGGACACTTGCTTTATAAGTTTTTAAAGGATGCTGAGGATCGTTATGGTGTTCGCTACGTTGATGACCTGAACAAACACATGGCAGAAAATGACGCCTATAAACATGCCCGGCCATTCCATGCAACACTGATTGCCCAGACCCAGGCTGGCTTGAAGAACCTCTTCAAGCTCGTTTCCTTCTCCAATGTTAAGTATTTTCACCGGGTACCCAGAATTCCGCGGACAGTACTGACCAAGTACCGGGAAGGGATCCTGCTGGGAACCGCTTGTTCCTCTGGGGAAGTCTTTACTGCGATGATGGAGAAGGGGTATTCGGAAGCGATGCGTAAGGCCCGTTACTACGACTTCATCGAGGTCCAGCCACGGCCCAACTACGCACCGCTACTGGAACAGCACGTCATCAGTGACCAGGCTCACTTGGAGGATATCATTAAGAATATGGTTAAGTTAGGTGATAATCTCAATAAGCCGGTGGTAGCAACGGGTGATGTTCACTACATTAACCCCCATGACGGAATTTACCGGCGGATCCTGATCAATTCCCAAGGTGGAGCTAACCCATTGAACCGGACAAAGCGTCCGGATGTTCACTTCCGGACGACCGATGAGATGCTAAAGGAGTTTAGCTTCCTGGGTGAAGACGTCGCCCAAAAGATTGTGGTGGACAATACCCATAAGGTAGCCGACATGGTCGATGATGATATTCGACCAGTCAAAGACCGCCTGTACACCCCACACATGAAGGGCGCAGAACAAGAAATTCAGGAACGGACTTGGCATACGGCCAAGGCCTGGTATGGTGATCCACTACCTAAGTTGGTCAAGGACCGGGTGGAGCTCGAACTCAACAGTATCGTGAAGAACGGGTTCTCCGTTATTTATTTGATTGCCCAACGGTTGGTTGCTAAGTCAAACAAGGACGGGTACCTGGTTGGATCCCGGGGTTCCGTTGGTTCTAGTGTGGTAGCCACCTTGTCGGGAATTACGGAAGTTAACCCCTTACCACCACATTACCGGTGCCCAAAGTGTCAGTACACCCACTTCTATACCAAGGGTGAGTACAGTTCTGGTTTTGACTTGCCGGAAAGGAAGTGTCCCAAGTGTGGGACCCTGCTGGTGAAGGATGGTCATGATATCCCGTTCCAAACTTTCCTTGGTTTCAAGGGAAACAAGGTGCCAGATATTGACCTGAACTTCTCTGGTGACTACCAACCAATTGCCCACAACTACATGAAGGTCCTTTTCGGTGAAAAGAACGTGTTCCGGGCCGGAACAATCGGCACAGTGGCGGACAAGACTGCCTATGGTTATGTAAAGGCCTTCGAACGGGATAACGATGTTCAATTTCGCGGTGCCGAGGAAGACCGTCTGTCTAAAGGGGCGACCGGGGTCAAACGAACGACCGGCCAGCACCCGGCTGGGATCATCATTGTTCCCGACGATATGGACATTTACGACTTCACGCCTGTTCAGTACCCGGCAGATGACCAGGACGCCGCCTGGGAAACGACCCACTTCGACTTCCACTCAATCCACGATAACATCCTGAAGATGGATATCCTGGGTCACGATGACCCGACGATGATTCGTGCCCTGCAGGATCTTTCTGGGGTGAACCCGAAGACCATTCCGATGAATGACCCGGGGGTAATGTCCTTATTCTCGAGTCCGAAGGTATTGGGGGTTACGGAAGAACAGATTCAGAGTAAGACCGGGACGCTGGGCTTGCCAGAGTTCGGGACCCGATTTGTTCGCGGGATGCTGAATGATACCCACCCGAAGAACTATTCTCAATTGCTCCAGATTTCAGGACTGTCCCACGGAACCGGTGTGTGGTTGGATAACGCCCAGGAGCTGATCAAGGAAGGGACGGCAACGATTGCTAACGTGATTGGTTGTCGGGACAACATTATGACCGACTTAATCCACTATGGCTTGGACTCCGAAACCTCCTTCCAAGTGATGGAATCAGTCCGTCACGGGCGCGGAATCCCGGATAACTGGCAAAAGAAAATGAAAGAAGCTAACGTTCCCCAGTGGTACATGGATTCTTGTTTGAAAATCAAGTACATGTTCCCGCGGGCCCACGCGGCCGCTTATGTCTTAATGGCCTTGCGAATCGCCTACTTTAAGGTTTACTTCCCACTGGTCTATTACTGTGCCTTCTTCTCTGTACGGGCCGATGACTTTGACGTCGTTGCAATGGCACACGGCAAGGAAGCAGTCAAGGCTCGCATGGCGGAGATTAACGAGAAGGGCAATGACGCCAGTGCCAAGGAAAAGAGTCTGCTGACCATTCTAGAACTGGCAAACGAAATGCTGGAGCGGGGCTTCAAGTTTAAGATGGTTGACTTGAAACGTTCAGACGCCTCTAACTGGCTGATTGATGGTGACTCATTGATAGCGCCGTTCCGGGCGATTCCGGGGCTGGGTCTCAACGTTGCCAAGCAAATTGTTGCGGCCAGGGAGGAGCGCCCGTTCCTTTCTAAGCAGGACTTGGCAGAGCGGGGGAAGGTCTCACAAACCCTTATCGATTTCATGACGGAAAATCACGTTATCGACAAGTTACCGGATGAGAACCAGCTGAACTTGTTCTCTGACATGTGA
- a CDS encoding site-specific integrase encodes MWIEKTKQGNYKFVERYKSSLTGRYRRVSVTYGKKSPQVRKAATQELEKKITDELAAEGHTVKKATIKQLEIAFLKDYKKRVRISTYVNGDVLLRGFIHEAGEDTLVTKITTVWLNRFFRSLLYDQRQTNGTVRAVKGKVNQFFTYATTYGYLKNNPMDDVRVEWKDESEHRQDEIENKYLTHKEYRTIIDDCLDRGVQYYADAFELQYLTGLRFGELAALQVNDIIRQDGKTYLRVDGTMRYLEKPARHFISNTAKTFAGNRTIVLSPVATKIVEQHSAGKDDDALLFAINQLATHYEDQRPLNINNANTMLKRIAKRHDLTKPISTHYFRHTHVSVLADMNVPLRVIQKRIGHSRSDITQKIYLHVTQQVQSDFEDRIADLDKYQ; translated from the coding sequence ATGTGGATTGAGAAAACTAAGCAAGGCAATTATAAATTTGTTGAACGATATAAATCATCACTTACAGGCCGTTATCGGCGTGTTTCAGTGACCTACGGGAAGAAGTCCCCACAGGTACGTAAAGCAGCCACACAGGAGCTAGAGAAGAAAATAACCGATGAACTAGCAGCCGAAGGGCATACCGTTAAAAAAGCAACTATTAAACAGCTAGAAATAGCCTTTTTAAAGGACTATAAAAAGCGAGTCCGCATTTCAACTTATGTTAATGGTGATGTCTTGCTTCGCGGCTTTATCCATGAGGCTGGTGAAGACACCCTAGTCACTAAAATTACGACTGTTTGGCTGAACCGTTTTTTCAGAAGCTTACTTTATGATCAAAGACAGACAAATGGGACGGTGCGCGCTGTAAAAGGTAAAGTCAATCAGTTCTTCACCTACGCGACCACCTATGGTTATCTGAAAAATAACCCTATGGATGACGTTAGAGTTGAATGGAAAGATGAAAGTGAGCACCGTCAGGATGAAATTGAAAATAAATATCTTACCCATAAAGAATACCGTACAATTATTGACGATTGCCTAGACCGTGGGGTTCAGTACTATGCTGATGCCTTTGAGTTGCAGTATTTAACAGGGCTTCGGTTCGGTGAATTAGCTGCTTTACAGGTCAACGATATTATCCGCCAAGATGGCAAAACATACCTCCGAGTGGATGGGACTATGCGTTATTTAGAAAAGCCTGCTCGTCATTTTATTTCAAACACAGCGAAAACTTTCGCTGGAAATCGAACAATTGTCTTATCTCCAGTGGCTACTAAAATTGTCGAACAACATAGTGCGGGTAAAGATGATGATGCCCTGCTGTTTGCTATCAATCAGCTGGCCACACACTATGAAGACCAGCGGCCATTGAACATCAATAACGCTAACACTATGCTTAAGCGGATTGCTAAACGACACGATTTAACGAAGCCGATTTCAACACACTACTTTCGACATACCCACGTATCAGTGCTAGCTGATATGAATGTGCCCCTGCGAGTTATTCAAAAGCGAATCGGACATAGTCGTAGTGATATCACACAAAAGATTTATCTTCATGTTACCCAGCAAGTTCAATCTGATTTTGAAGACCGCATCGCTGACTTAGACAAATACCAATAA
- a CDS encoding siphovirus Gp157 family protein, with product MNLFQLGQQYQELADRTDLDPTLLADTLDSIDDTWTEKVNNIAKWIESLDADVDFLTKKKRSISDELTYRKNLRANLMTYLTSAIDDRELKEVHTDDYILKPRNYKQRTVIDDEDKIPTEYRNYEKYQGMFDVDKSAVYKALKDGENVPGAHLKPNRKVTIR from the coding sequence ATGAACCTATTTCAATTAGGACAGCAGTACCAAGAGCTTGCTGATCGTACAGATTTAGACCCTACGTTGTTAGCTGATACCCTGGATAGCATTGATGATACCTGGACTGAGAAGGTCAACAATATCGCAAAGTGGATTGAATCCCTTGATGCTGATGTTGACTTCCTTACTAAAAAGAAGCGGTCAATCAGCGATGAACTGACCTACCGTAAAAATCTGCGGGCCAACCTAATGACCTATCTGACCAGTGCCATCGACGACCGAGAATTGAAGGAAGTCCACACTGATGACTACATCTTAAAACCGCGCAATTATAAGCAACGAACGGTCATCGATGATGAAGACAAGATCCCAACTGAGTACCGCAACTACGAGAAATATCAAGGAATGTTCGACGTTGACAAGTCGGCCGTTTACAAGGCGTTAAAAGACGGTGAAAACGTTCCGGGTGCACATCTAAAGCCTAATCGGAAGGTGACTATTCGATGA
- a CDS encoding helix-turn-helix transcriptional regulator, protein MAFNLNRLKAERVARGYTQAQFANKLHMSREAYAKRESGKVNISVEEFANILRALGYDTRNMSIFFCS, encoded by the coding sequence ATGGCTTTTAATTTAAACCGGTTAAAAGCAGAAAGGGTTGCTAGGGGGTATACCCAGGCCCAATTTGCTAATAAGTTACATATGTCTAGAGAAGCATATGCCAAACGTGAAAGTGGAAAAGTCAACATTAGTGTTGAAGAGTTTGCTAACATTTTACGGGCGCTTGGGTATGATACTAGAAATATGTCTATATTTTTTTGCTCATAA
- the rseP gene encoding RIP metalloprotease RseP, with product MIITIITFIIVFGVLVLVHEFGHYYFAKRAGILVREFSIGMGPKIWWKRKNGTTYTVRILPVGGYVRLAGNDDEDEEEMRPGTPLTLQLNGQNKVVTINTSSKSTLFQGIPLQLVDSDLTDGLWIKGFVNGNESEVKTYEVDHDAVVIERDGTQVQIAPRDVQFQSASLPARMMTNFAGPMNNFILSLLVFIVLGFTLAGVPTNSNQIGKVNANSVAARAGLKAGDRITHVGKVRVNNWLELATNLSSKPGQKVHLTYQRAGKTKSVTVKPKMVKQSKQKVGQIGIIEQQKTGIKARLLFGWQQFAQAGTLIFSVLGHIFTHGFSLNDLGGPVAIYAGTSQATALGVNGVLNFLAMLSINLGIVNLLPIPALDGGKLLLNIIEAVIRRPIPEKAEGIVTMIGFMLLLILMILVTWNDIQRYFIR from the coding sequence TGGCCACTACTACTTTGCCAAACGGGCTGGTATCCTGGTTCGTGAATTCTCAATCGGGATGGGCCCCAAAATTTGGTGGAAGAGAAAAAATGGTACGACCTATACCGTCCGCATTCTTCCGGTTGGTGGCTATGTTCGCCTGGCGGGAAATGACGATGAAGACGAAGAGGAGATGCGACCAGGGACCCCACTCACTTTACAATTAAACGGCCAAAATAAGGTTGTCACCATCAACACTAGTTCGAAGTCGACCCTGTTTCAGGGTATCCCCCTTCAGCTAGTGGACAGTGACTTGACGGATGGCTTATGGATCAAGGGCTTTGTTAATGGCAACGAAAGTGAGGTCAAGACTTATGAGGTTGACCACGACGCCGTGGTCATTGAACGTGACGGTACCCAGGTTCAGATTGCTCCCCGTGATGTTCAGTTTCAGTCAGCTAGTCTGCCTGCGCGGATGATGACTAACTTTGCGGGGCCGATGAATAATTTCATCTTGTCACTACTGGTGTTTATCGTCCTGGGCTTTACCCTTGCTGGGGTTCCGACCAACAGCAACCAGATTGGAAAGGTTAACGCCAACTCGGTGGCGGCACGCGCGGGCTTGAAGGCCGGTGACCGGATCACTCATGTGGGTAAGGTCCGGGTCAACAACTGGTTAGAACTGGCCACTAATCTTTCCAGTAAACCGGGACAAAAAGTTCATCTTACTTACCAGCGGGCTGGAAAAACAAAATCAGTCACCGTGAAACCGAAGATGGTTAAGCAGAGCAAGCAGAAAGTTGGTCAAATTGGGATTATCGAACAGCAAAAGACAGGAATCAAAGCCCGCCTGTTATTTGGCTGGCAACAGTTTGCCCAAGCTGGGACGCTGATCTTTAGTGTTTTAGGCCACATTTTTACCCACGGCTTCAGCCTGAATGACCTGGGGGGCCCAGTAGCGATTTATGCGGGAACGTCCCAGGCGACCGCACTCGGGGTTAATGGTGTACTGAATTTCTTAGCCATGTTATCGATTAACTTGGGAATCGTAAACTTGTTGCCGATTCCAGCACTTGATGGTGGTAAACTACTACTAAACATTATCGAGGCAGTTATCAGAAGACCAATCCCGGAGAAGGCCGAAGGAATTGTGACGATGATTGGATTTATGCTACTATTGATACTAATGATTTTGGTTACCTGGAATGACATTCAACGCTATTTCATTCGGTAA